In the Gemmatimonadaceae bacterium genome, one interval contains:
- a CDS encoding aromatic ring-hydroxylating dioxygenase subunit alpha encodes MTPLPIEIHADIAKASTLPADVYHAREYYDLQKDSVFARTWQAVPDVAGARAPGHVLPFKLLEGCLDEPLVFTRDESGTAHCLSNVCTHRGALVVEGEGHMKTLRCRYHGRRFALDGTFTAMPEFEGAEGFPSAADNLPRLPLGEWGPLAFTALEPGMSFDDWIKPVRERTDWMPLDTFTLHAPTSRDYVIDANWALYVDNYSEEFHIPYVHAGLSDQLDYGAYRTELFEYGSLQLGFAKPGETVFELPAGQPEHGQSLAALYFWLFPNLMLNFYPWGLSVNVVQPLGPARTKVSFISYVWREDLRDKGVGAGLHLVEMEDEEVVESVQAGVRSRLYDRGRYSPKRETGTHHFHRLLARFMSQGAR; translated from the coding sequence ATGACTCCGCTCCCGATCGAGATCCACGCGGACATCGCCAAAGCGTCGACTTTGCCGGCCGACGTGTATCACGCACGCGAGTATTACGATCTGCAGAAGGACAGCGTGTTCGCGCGGACCTGGCAGGCGGTGCCGGACGTAGCCGGCGCGCGCGCGCCCGGGCACGTGCTCCCGTTCAAGCTGCTCGAAGGATGCCTGGACGAGCCGCTGGTGTTCACGCGCGACGAGAGCGGCACCGCGCACTGCCTGTCGAACGTGTGCACGCATCGCGGCGCGTTGGTGGTGGAAGGCGAAGGCCACATGAAGACGCTGCGGTGCAGGTATCACGGGCGCAGGTTCGCGCTCGACGGCACCTTCACCGCGATGCCGGAGTTCGAGGGGGCGGAGGGATTTCCCTCGGCGGCCGACAACCTGCCGAGGCTGCCGCTCGGGGAATGGGGGCCGCTCGCGTTCACCGCGCTCGAGCCGGGGATGAGCTTCGACGACTGGATCAAGCCGGTGCGCGAGCGGACCGACTGGATGCCGCTCGATACGTTCACGCTGCACGCGCCGACGTCGCGGGATTACGTCATCGACGCGAACTGGGCGCTGTACGTCGACAACTACTCCGAAGAATTTCACATCCCGTACGTGCACGCGGGCCTGTCCGACCAGCTCGACTACGGCGCGTACCGCACGGAGCTGTTCGAGTACGGCAGCCTGCAGCTCGGCTTCGCGAAGCCCGGCGAGACGGTGTTCGAGCTGCCCGCCGGCCAGCCGGAGCACGGGCAATCGCTGGCGGCGCTGTACTTCTGGCTGTTCCCCAACCTGATGCTCAACTTCTATCCGTGGGGGCTGTCCGTGAACGTCGTGCAGCCACTCGGCCCCGCGCGCACGAAAGTCTCGTTCATCTCGTACGTGTGGCGGGAGGATCTGCGGGACAAGGGAGTAGGCGCCGGGCTCCACCTCGTGGAGATGGAAGACGAGGAGGTCGTCGAGTCCGTGCAGGCCGGCGTGCGCTCGCGGCTGTACGATCGCGGCCGGTACTCGCCGAAGCGCGAAACTGGAACTCATCATTTTCACAGGCTGCTCGCCCGCTTCATGAGCCAGGGCGCGCGGTAA
- a CDS encoding APC family permease, which translates to MPRTLTLRDLVLFYIVAVFNLRWLPVAAAAGPGAIVIWIVACLTLFLPLALCVVELSSRYPEEGGMYVWSRRAFGDFAGFMTGWTYWMSNIPYFPGVLYFAAGNALFVVGAQDTGLAASPAYFIIAAVIGLAIAVLPNVAGMRVGKWVQNAGAVGVWIPALVLIALGMIGAARFGSATSFSLPTSMPPLALKDVWFWSTIAFAFGGVETASMMARSVKDPRRTIPRAIAIAGVTIVTLYVLGTIAILVAIPAAEVGGIPGIMQAITRVAGRVDAAGIAPVAAVFITVGAVGAVGAWLTAVARLPFVAGLEGRLPASFGKLHPRYGTPYVAMLAQAAITVVLIVVGQAGTDIRGAYNVMISMSIIAYFIPFLLMFAAMIRLSREPAPEAAFTIPGGARGTIPVAVLGFATTLVALVLAFIPAADEANKPLAVGKIVGLTALLLVSGAAIYARSERARRISASRGIV; encoded by the coding sequence TTGCCGCGTACGCTCACGCTGCGCGACCTCGTCCTCTTCTACATAGTTGCCGTCTTCAATCTCCGCTGGCTGCCGGTCGCGGCCGCGGCGGGCCCGGGCGCGATCGTAATCTGGATCGTCGCCTGCCTGACGCTGTTCCTGCCGCTGGCGCTGTGCGTGGTCGAGCTGTCGTCGCGGTACCCGGAGGAGGGCGGGATGTACGTCTGGAGCCGCCGCGCGTTCGGCGACTTCGCCGGATTCATGACCGGTTGGACGTACTGGATGTCCAACATCCCGTATTTCCCGGGCGTGCTCTACTTCGCGGCGGGGAACGCGCTGTTCGTGGTCGGCGCGCAAGATACCGGGCTCGCCGCGAGTCCCGCGTATTTCATCATCGCGGCCGTCATCGGACTCGCTATCGCCGTGCTCCCGAACGTCGCCGGCATGCGCGTCGGGAAGTGGGTACAAAACGCCGGCGCTGTCGGAGTCTGGATTCCGGCGCTCGTGTTGATAGCGCTGGGAATGATCGGCGCCGCGCGGTTCGGCAGCGCTACGAGCTTCTCGCTCCCCACGTCCATGCCGCCGCTGGCGTTGAAGGACGTATGGTTCTGGTCGACGATCGCGTTCGCTTTCGGCGGCGTGGAGACCGCTTCGATGATGGCGAGGTCGGTCAAGGATCCGCGGCGCACGATTCCGCGAGCGATCGCGATCGCCGGAGTCACTATCGTCACGCTGTACGTGCTGGGCACCATCGCCATTCTCGTGGCGATCCCCGCGGCGGAAGTCGGAGGGATCCCGGGAATCATGCAGGCCATCACCCGTGTAGCCGGGCGGGTCGACGCCGCGGGTATCGCTCCGGTAGCTGCCGTGTTCATCACTGTGGGCGCGGTCGGAGCGGTGGGCGCCTGGCTCACCGCCGTCGCGCGGCTGCCGTTCGTCGCCGGGCTCGAGGGCCGGCTGCCGGCGTCGTTCGGGAAGTTGCACCCGCGGTACGGCACGCCTTACGTCGCGATGCTGGCGCAGGCAGCGATCACCGTGGTGTTGATCGTCGTGGGGCAGGCCGGCACCGACATCCGCGGCGCGTACAACGTCATGATCAGCATGTCGATAATCGCCTACTTCATTCCGTTCCTGCTCATGTTTGCCGCCATGATCCGGCTGAGCCGCGAGCCGGCACCGGAAGCCGCGTTCACCATCCCGGGTGGAGCGCGGGGCACGATTCCCGTCGCCGTCCTCGGATTCGCCACCACGCTCGTCGCCCTCGTGCTGGCGTTCATCCCGGCCGCGGACGAGGCCAACAAGCCGCTGGCGGTCGGAAAGATCGTCGGGCTTACCGCATTGCTGCTCGTCTCCGGCGCCGCCATTTACGCGCGGAGCGAGCGCGCACGTCGAATCTCCGCGAGCCGCGGGATAGTTTAG
- a CDS encoding DoxX family protein has translation MTGGPFREISHNLLRIMAGLLFMQHGAQKLFGWLEGRQVTDIASITGVAGILEFFGGALIALGLLTRPVAFILSGEMAVAYFWRHLPGGFWPILNRGELAALYCFIFLFFAAHGPGTWSLDALLRRRKHGAAAG, from the coding sequence ATGACCGGCGGGCCGTTCCGCGAGATCAGCCACAATCTGCTGCGAATAATGGCGGGCTTGCTGTTCATGCAGCACGGCGCGCAGAAGCTGTTCGGCTGGCTGGAGGGCAGACAGGTCACCGACATCGCGTCGATAACGGGAGTGGCCGGCATTCTGGAGTTCTTTGGCGGTGCGCTGATCGCGCTCGGATTGTTGACCCGGCCTGTGGCCTTCATTCTCTCCGGCGAGATGGCGGTGGCGTATTTTTGGCGGCACCTGCCGGGCGGCTTCTGGCCTATTCTCAACCGGGGAGAGCTTGCGGCGCTTTACTGCTTCATCTTCCTCTTCTTCGCCGCGCACGGGCCCGGGACCTGGAGTCTCGACGCGCTCCTCCGACGCAGGAAGCACGGAGCAGCCGCCGGGTAG
- a CDS encoding TolC family protein → MKNKAACCVLRAACWTALGAVMFLGAPGLQAQTAQVITFRDAIRIALDRNTALKLARNASELDEVALRQERAQRVPDFRYNASTAQTYGRTFNQSEGRVENRSTQTVNTGVQSSFLLYDASVSPSIRAARLGAEAGDLDVERTRQTVVFTVATNFLGLIQNREQLRVRRQSLAAEEALEAQINEYVEAGSRPIADLYQQQAVVASSRLAVVDADRAAQLAEVDLMQTLQLDPRGEYEFVAPEFDEAASAQQYQFDSLLVRALAQRVDLGAEEIRLEAAEQGLRAARAGRRPALSLTAGYNTAYSSATELNFVDQLDQRRGGSVGLGLSLPILDRSGTSIATQRARIAADNARISVEDRRQEVALQVRRAQLDFQSAQEQLRAAEAQQRAAELALQTVQERYEVGAATLVELTQARAVGVQAASAIVSARYNLLFQRTLMDYYIGVLNPETVR, encoded by the coding sequence ATGAAAAACAAGGCTGCGTGCTGCGTGCTGCGTGCTGCGTGCTGGACGGCACTTGGCGCGGTGATGTTTTTGGGGGCGCCCGGGCTTCAGGCGCAAACGGCTCAGGTGATCACTTTCCGCGACGCGATCAGGATAGCGCTGGATCGGAACACCGCGCTCAAGCTCGCGCGTAACGCGTCGGAGCTCGATGAAGTGGCGCTGCGGCAGGAGCGAGCGCAGCGCGTGCCCGATTTCAGGTACAACGCTTCGACCGCGCAGACCTACGGCCGCACGTTCAACCAGAGCGAAGGACGCGTCGAGAACCGCAGCACACAGACGGTGAACACGGGCGTGCAATCGAGCTTCCTGCTGTACGACGCGTCGGTCTCGCCGTCGATCAGGGCCGCGAGGCTGGGCGCCGAGGCCGGCGATCTGGACGTGGAGCGAACGCGGCAGACGGTGGTGTTCACCGTGGCGACGAACTTTCTCGGCCTGATCCAGAATCGCGAGCAGCTGCGGGTTCGACGGCAGAGCCTGGCCGCGGAGGAAGCACTCGAAGCGCAAATCAATGAGTACGTGGAAGCCGGCTCGCGGCCGATCGCCGATCTATACCAGCAGCAGGCGGTGGTGGCGAGCTCGCGGCTGGCGGTGGTGGACGCCGATCGCGCGGCACAGCTCGCCGAGGTGGATCTGATGCAGACGCTGCAGCTGGATCCGAGGGGCGAGTACGAGTTCGTCGCGCCGGAGTTCGACGAGGCCGCCTCGGCGCAGCAGTATCAGTTCGACAGCCTGCTCGTCCGCGCGCTGGCGCAGCGCGTGGACCTTGGAGCGGAAGAGATCAGGCTGGAGGCGGCGGAGCAGGGACTGCGCGCGGCGCGCGCGGGGAGAAGGCCGGCGCTCTCGCTCACGGCCGGCTACAACACGGCGTACAGCAGCGCCACCGAGCTGAACTTCGTCGATCAGCTCGATCAGCGCCGCGGCGGGTCGGTAGGTCTGGGACTGTCGCTGCCGATCCTGGATCGGTCGGGAACGTCAATTGCCACACAGCGGGCGCGCATCGCCGCCGACAATGCGCGCATCTCGGTCGAGGACCGGCGGCAGGAAGTAGCGCTCCAGGTGCGGCGGGCTCAGCTCGATTTCCAGTCGGCGCAGGAGCAGCTGCGCGCGGCGGAGGCGCAGCAGCGCGCGGCCGAGCTCGCGCTGCAGACCGTGCAGGAGCGGTACGAGGTCGGAGCGGCGACGCTGGTCGAGCTGACTCAGGCACGGGCGGTGGGTGTGCAGGCCGCGAGCGCGATCGTGAGCGCGCGGTACAATCTGCTCTTCCAGCGCACGCTCATGGACTACTACATAGGCGTATTGAATCCGGAGACCGTGAGATGA
- a CDS encoding ABC transporter permease, whose translation MRKSVLVKVAVQSILKNKMRSLLTMLGIVIGVGAVIVMVAVGQGAQSRIEQQIQNLGTNMIVITPGSSQQGGVSQGAGTFNRLSLADAEKLKREGGQLSGVTPVIFTRAQAIGGQGNWRTIINGVATDWQTIRDWPLKSGTFFSETDVRSMRKVAVLGSTVATNLFLGADPVGQQVQLRGVPFTVIGVLETKGQTASGTDQDDVIVVPYTTAQTRLSGWARVWQILAATYSPTDIPAAQQEIRILLRESHRLGADDDDDFTIRNQTELADAASGTTQVMSYLLAAIASISLLVGGIGIMNIMLVSVTERTREIGIRMAIGARGSDVLTQFLIESVVMSLLGGIIGLLVGFAGAAILGKMTGWSTATPPEAVAIAVVFSAAVGIFFGFYPARKAASLNPIEALRYE comes from the coding sequence ATGAGAAAATCGGTGCTGGTGAAAGTCGCCGTGCAGAGCATCCTGAAGAACAAGATGCGGAGCCTGCTCACCATGCTCGGCATCGTGATCGGCGTCGGCGCCGTGATCGTAATGGTCGCGGTAGGGCAGGGGGCGCAGTCGCGCATCGAGCAGCAGATCCAGAATCTCGGCACGAACATGATCGTGATCACGCCCGGCTCCAGCCAGCAGGGCGGCGTCAGCCAGGGCGCGGGCACGTTCAACCGCCTCTCGCTGGCCGACGCGGAAAAGCTGAAGCGCGAGGGCGGCCAGCTCTCGGGCGTGACGCCGGTGATCTTTACGCGCGCGCAGGCGATCGGCGGACAGGGAAACTGGCGGACGATCATCAACGGCGTCGCCACGGATTGGCAGACGATCCGCGACTGGCCGCTGAAGTCGGGAACGTTCTTCTCCGAGACGGACGTGCGCTCCATGCGCAAGGTCGCGGTCCTCGGCAGCACGGTGGCGACCAATCTCTTTCTCGGCGCCGATCCGGTCGGGCAGCAGGTGCAGCTTCGCGGAGTTCCCTTCACCGTGATCGGCGTGCTGGAGACGAAGGGACAGACCGCCAGCGGAACGGACCAGGACGACGTGATCGTCGTCCCTTATACCACGGCGCAGACCCGGCTCAGCGGCTGGGCACGCGTATGGCAGATTCTCGCGGCGACCTACTCGCCGACCGACATACCGGCAGCGCAGCAGGAGATCCGGATCTTGCTGCGGGAATCGCATCGGCTCGGCGCGGACGACGACGACGACTTCACGATCCGGAATCAGACCGAGCTGGCGGACGCCGCCTCCGGCACGACGCAAGTGATGTCGTATCTGCTGGCCGCAATCGCCTCGATCTCGCTCCTCGTCGGCGGAATCGGCATCATGAACATCATGCTCGTATCCGTCACCGAGCGGACACGGGAGATCGGAATCCGGATGGCGATCGGCGCGCGCGGCTCCGACGTGCTGACGCAGTTCCTCATCGAGAGCGTGGTGATGAGCCTGCTCGGCGGAATCATCGGCCTGCTCGTCGGCTTCGCGGGCGCGGCGATCCTCGGGAAGATGACCGGGTGGAGCACGGCCACTCCGCCCGAAGCGGTCGCAATCGCGGTCGTGTTCTCCGCGGCCGTCGGAATCTTCTTCGGCTTTTATCCAGCGCGCAAAGCCGCGTCGCTGAATCCAATCGAGGCTCTCAGGTACGAATGA
- a CDS encoding ABC transporter ATP-binding protein, with the protein MANESIPPVIHVESVTKVYEMGKNKVRALRGVDLEVQRGELIAVMGASGSGKSTLMNILGCLDTPTSGSYHLDGIRVDGLTRNELAQLRNEKLGFVFQGFNLLSRTSALDNVELPLLYDHSGRKRDTKALAAEALDRVGLGDRMDHHPSELSGGEQQRVAVARALVTEPALLLADEPTGNLDSRTSVEVMALFQELNDQGITILLVTHEHDISRYAKREVEVRDGRIIRDEPVRDRHVARSDLSELPDQELVAAP; encoded by the coding sequence ATGGCCAACGAGAGCATCCCTCCCGTCATTCACGTCGAGTCGGTGACGAAGGTGTACGAGATGGGAAAGAACAAGGTCCGCGCGCTGCGGGGCGTGGACCTGGAGGTTCAGCGCGGCGAGCTGATCGCGGTCATGGGAGCTTCCGGCTCGGGCAAGTCCACCCTCATGAACATCCTCGGCTGCCTCGACACTCCGACGTCGGGCAGCTACCACCTGGACGGGATTCGCGTGGACGGTCTCACGCGCAACGAGCTGGCGCAGCTGCGGAACGAGAAGCTCGGGTTCGTCTTCCAGGGCTTCAATCTTCTGTCGCGCACGAGCGCGCTCGACAACGTCGAGCTGCCGCTGCTGTACGATCACTCCGGCCGCAAGCGGGACACGAAGGCGCTCGCCGCTGAAGCGCTCGATCGGGTCGGTCTCGGCGACCGGATGGACCACCATCCGAGCGAGCTGTCCGGCGGGGAACAGCAGCGCGTGGCGGTTGCGCGCGCCCTCGTCACCGAGCCGGCGCTCCTCCTCGCGGACGAACCGACCGGAAATCTGGACAGCCGTACGTCGGTCGAGGTGATGGCTCTCTTCCAGGAGCTGAACGATCAGGGGATAACGATCCTGCTGGTGACGCACGAGCACGACATCTCGCGGTACGCCAAGCGAGAGGTCGAGGTGCGCGACGGCAGGATCATCCGGGACGAGCCCGTTCGGGATCGGCACGTCGCGCGCTCGGACCTCAGCGAGCTCCCCGACCAGGAGCTGGTGGCGGCCCCATGA
- a CDS encoding efflux RND transporter periplasmic adaptor subunit, which yields MQRKRMIAAGAALLVIVVAGWMVSRANSEKESPYRFATVERGDLEASVSATGKLGAVTTVQVGTQVSGQVSAIHVDFNDRVRKGQLIARIDPTLQQQAVRDALAGLERAQAERAQAQREYNRNKQLFDRKVLTEAEFNNAQYTLAIANASVKSAQVTLDRARQNLSYTSIYAPIDGIVVERNVDVGQTVAASLSAPQLFLIANNLSQMQILASVDESDIGLIKDGQEVRFSVQAYPDETFRGTVRQVRLQSVTQENVVNYTAVVEVDNSSAKLLPGMTATVDFLTGAAKNVLLVPNAALRVRPTTAMLEQVRGQMEVARNGAGDTTRRRDSGAATDSARRAQFIAARRQAGGGGGAPGGPGGQARPGAGTPRPNDMVMLWYVDKDGKLGAARVRTGLSDGQKTEVRGQGITEGMQVIVAVTQSDQPAGAASPFQAAGQTRRGPGGF from the coding sequence ATGCAAAGAAAGCGCATGATCGCGGCGGGTGCCGCGCTGCTCGTTATCGTCGTCGCCGGTTGGATGGTGAGCCGGGCCAACTCCGAGAAGGAGTCTCCCTACCGGTTCGCGACCGTCGAGCGTGGCGATCTCGAAGCTTCCGTGTCCGCCACGGGTAAGCTCGGAGCCGTGACGACGGTGCAGGTCGGCACACAGGTCTCCGGGCAGGTCTCCGCGATCCATGTTGACTTCAACGACCGCGTGCGCAAGGGACAGCTGATCGCGCGGATCGATCCGACGCTGCAGCAGCAGGCGGTGCGCGACGCGCTCGCCGGTCTCGAGCGCGCGCAGGCCGAGCGGGCCCAGGCGCAGCGCGAGTACAATCGCAACAAGCAGCTGTTCGATCGCAAGGTCCTCACTGAAGCCGAGTTCAACAACGCGCAATACACGCTCGCGATCGCCAACGCGTCGGTGAAGTCGGCGCAGGTCACGCTGGATCGCGCGCGGCAGAATCTGTCGTACACGTCGATCTACGCGCCGATCGACGGGATCGTGGTCGAACGCAACGTGGACGTCGGCCAGACGGTGGCCGCGAGCCTCTCCGCGCCGCAGCTGTTCCTGATCGCGAACAACCTCTCCCAGATGCAGATCCTCGCGTCGGTGGACGAGAGCGACATCGGTCTGATCAAGGACGGGCAGGAAGTCCGCTTCAGCGTGCAGGCCTATCCCGACGAGACTTTCCGCGGGACCGTGCGGCAGGTACGGCTGCAGTCGGTCACGCAGGAGAACGTGGTGAACTACACAGCTGTCGTGGAGGTGGACAACTCGAGCGCCAAACTGCTCCCCGGCATGACCGCGACGGTCGATTTCCTCACCGGCGCGGCGAAGAACGTGCTGCTCGTCCCGAACGCCGCGCTCCGCGTGCGTCCGACGACGGCGATGCTGGAGCAGGTGCGGGGACAGATGGAGGTTGCGCGCAATGGCGCGGGTGACACGACGCGCCGGCGCGATTCCGGCGCCGCGACCGACAGCGCGCGCCGCGCGCAGTTCATCGCCGCGCGCCGGCAGGCTGGCGGAGGTGGCGGCGCGCCGGGCGGACCCGGAGGGCAGGCACGTCCGGGCGCGGGCACTCCGCGACCGAACGACATGGTCATGCTCTGGTACGTGGACAAGGACGGGAAGCTCGGCGCGGCCAGGGTACGCACGGGATTGAGCGACGGACAGAAGACCGAAGTTCGCGGCCAGGGGATCACCGAGGGCATGCAGGTGATCGTCGCGGTGACGCAGAGCGATCAGCCGGCCGGCGCAGCCAGCCCTTTCCAGGCAGCCGGACAAACGCGTCGCGGCCCGGGCGGGTTCTGA
- a CDS encoding metal-sensitive transcriptional regulator: MAPQGKARAGEAAVACGCGVEDRNEPGRKAAAVDPDAKIRNLKRLRRIEGQVRGLHKMIEEDRYCADIMAQISSVNEALRGVGRELMRNHLKHCATSAIRAGESEAEAMYDELLDLMHRFNR; the protein is encoded by the coding sequence ATGGCTCCCCAAGGAAAGGCACGAGCGGGAGAAGCAGCGGTGGCGTGTGGCTGCGGAGTGGAAGACCGGAACGAGCCGGGCCGGAAGGCCGCGGCCGTCGATCCCGACGCCAAGATCAGAAACCTGAAGCGGCTCCGCAGAATCGAGGGCCAGGTGCGCGGGCTGCACAAGATGATCGAGGAGGATCGCTACTGCGCCGACATCATGGCGCAGATCTCCTCGGTCAACGAGGCGTTGCGCGGGGTCGGCCGCGAGCTGATGCGGAATCATTTGAAGCATTGCGCGACATCCGCGATCCGGGCGGGGGAGAGCGAGGCGGAAGCCATGTACGACGAGCTTCTGGACCTCATGCACCGGTTCAACCGGTAG
- a CDS encoding heavy metal translocating P-type ATPase — translation MTHTKVRIPVTGMTCAACQSRVQSTLQKQPGVEDAAVNLMMGNATITYDPAETSPERLVEAVRETGYGAELAAPDLSAFDEQEARDRAQTEEFLDLRRKAIVSGIAGVIAMALSMPLMADAANQAHGPTADPFMRWTMTSLTPWLQSVAPWLYGIPAQALSYGLLLLTAAVMLWAGRHFYTRAWTAFRHHAADMNTLIAVGTGAAFLYSLLATLRPGFFVSRGIPPDVYYEAVIIIIALILAGNALESRAKKQTAAALRGLASLRPKTARVLRDGAEVDVPVESVQHDETIVLRPGERVPVDGEVLSGESAVDESMLTGESLAVAKKTGDRMIGGTVNLTGSVRYRATTLGADSVLAQIVKLMRDAQGSRAPIQRLADRISGIFVPVVISIAIVTFVAWFVTADTAPAVRAFAAAVAVLIIACPCAMGLAVPTAVMVSTGKGAEMGVLIKGGEALQRAGDLTVIAMDKTGTVTEGKPTVTDMVLAPGGPVQDETRLLHLVASLEGSSEHPLADAVVRYAESRGIARAGVESFSTVTGKGLSGVVDGVRVAAGNEAMVSDAGADASSLRSDADRLSAEAKTAVYVAADGKLAGLLAIADPIRSTSRDAIARLQRLGLDVVLLTGDNEKTASAIAREAGISRVVAGVLPKGKVEEIKRLQSEGQVVAMVGDGINDAPALAQADIGMAIGTGTDIAAEAADVVLMRGDLGSVVQAVRLSRRTMRTMKQNLFWAFIYNVIGIPIAAGALYPVLGLLLSPILASLAMAFSSVSVVTNSLRLRGFRAAG, via the coding sequence ATGACGCACACCAAGGTCCGGATCCCGGTAACGGGAATGACCTGCGCCGCGTGCCAGTCGCGCGTGCAGTCCACCCTGCAGAAGCAGCCCGGCGTCGAGGACGCCGCGGTCAATCTCATGATGGGGAACGCCACCATCACGTACGATCCCGCCGAGACCAGCCCCGAGCGGTTGGTCGAGGCGGTGCGGGAGACCGGATACGGCGCCGAGCTGGCGGCGCCGGATCTGTCCGCGTTCGACGAGCAGGAAGCGCGAGACCGGGCGCAGACGGAAGAGTTTCTCGATCTCCGGCGCAAGGCGATCGTGAGCGGGATCGCGGGCGTGATCGCGATGGCGCTGTCGATGCCGCTCATGGCGGACGCAGCGAACCAGGCGCACGGACCCACGGCCGATCCGTTCATGCGCTGGACCATGACGTCGCTCACGCCGTGGCTGCAGTCGGTCGCGCCGTGGCTGTACGGGATTCCGGCGCAAGCGCTGTCCTACGGCCTGCTCCTGCTGACCGCGGCCGTGATGTTGTGGGCGGGGCGCCACTTCTACACCCGCGCATGGACGGCTTTCCGCCACCACGCCGCGGACATGAACACACTGATCGCCGTCGGCACGGGCGCGGCGTTTCTGTACTCGCTCCTGGCGACGCTGAGGCCCGGCTTCTTCGTGAGTCGCGGGATCCCGCCCGACGTCTACTACGAGGCGGTGATAATCATCATCGCGCTCATCCTCGCGGGCAACGCGCTCGAATCGCGCGCCAAGAAGCAGACCGCCGCCGCGCTGCGCGGGCTCGCGAGCCTGCGGCCGAAGACGGCGCGAGTGCTGCGCGACGGCGCGGAGGTCGACGTTCCGGTCGAGAGCGTGCAGCACGACGAGACTATCGTGCTCCGGCCCGGTGAGCGGGTGCCCGTCGACGGCGAGGTGCTGTCGGGGGAGAGCGCGGTGGACGAGTCGATGCTCACCGGAGAATCGCTCGCGGTTGCGAAGAAGACCGGCGACCGGATGATCGGCGGCACGGTCAACCTCACGGGATCGGTGCGATACCGCGCGACGACGCTCGGCGCCGACAGCGTGCTGGCGCAGATAGTGAAGCTCATGCGCGACGCGCAGGGATCGCGCGCGCCGATCCAGCGCTTGGCGGACAGGATCAGCGGGATCTTCGTGCCGGTGGTGATCTCGATCGCCATCGTGACATTCGTCGCATGGTTCGTCACGGCGGACACGGCGCCGGCGGTGCGCGCGTTCGCTGCGGCCGTCGCGGTGCTCATCATCGCCTGCCCGTGCGCGATGGGACTGGCGGTGCCGACGGCGGTAATGGTCTCGACCGGCAAGGGCGCGGAGATGGGCGTGCTGATCAAGGGCGGGGAGGCGCTGCAGCGCGCCGGGGATCTCACGGTGATCGCGATGGACAAGACTGGCACCGTGACGGAAGGGAAGCCGACGGTGACGGACATGGTTCTGGCTCCGGGCGGTCCCGTGCAGGACGAGACCCGTCTGCTCCATCTGGTCGCGTCGCTCGAAGGATCCAGCGAGCATCCGCTCGCGGACGCGGTCGTGCGCTACGCGGAGAGCCGCGGTATCGCGCGTGCCGGCGTGGAATCGTTCTCCACCGTTACGGGCAAGGGTCTGTCCGGCGTCGTCGATGGCGTGAGAGTCGCGGCTGGGAACGAGGCCATGGTGTCCGACGCCGGCGCGGACGCATCGTCGCTGCGTTCCGACGCGGATCGGCTGTCCGCGGAAGCGAAGACGGCGGTGTACGTGGCCGCGGACGGGAAGCTCGCGGGACTGCTCGCGATCGCGGATCCGATCCGAAGCACGTCGCGTGACGCGATCGCGCGACTGCAACGACTGGGACTCGACGTTGTTCTTCTCACCGGCGACAACGAGAAAACCGCGAGCGCAATCGCGCGGGAGGCAGGCATCAGTCGCGTGGTCGCCGGCGTGCTCCCCAAGGGAAAGGTGGAGGAGATCAAGCGCCTGCAGAGCGAAGGCCAGGTCGTCGCCATGGTGGGTGACGGGATCAACGACGCGCCCGCGCTCGCACAGGCAGACATCGGAATGGCCATCGGCACCGGGACCGACATCGCGGCCGAGGCCGCCGACGTGGTGCTGATGCGCGGCGACCTGGGAAGCGTGGTGCAGGCTGTCCGCCTGTCGCGGCGGACGATGCGGACGATGAAGCAGAACCTGTTCTGGGCGTTCATATACAACGTCATCGGAATCCCGATCGCGGCGGGCGCGCTGTATCCGGTGCTCGGACTGCTGCTCAGTCCGATTCTCGCCAGCCTGGCGATGGCGTTCAGCTCGGTCAGCGTAGTGACCAACAGCCTGCGGCTGCGCGGCTTCCGCGCGGCGGGATGA
- a CDS encoding cupredoxin domain-containing protein produces the protein MSTTELLVMAAGLAGIVWVNWYFFVAGRAAATVRGSEVVITVDNGYSPATIRARAGVPLRIVFDRKDDSSCSEEVVFPDFGVRKFLPTGEKTTIEITPPKPGRYEFMCGMAMLRGTLIAEE, from the coding sequence ATGTCGACGACCGAATTGCTCGTGATGGCGGCGGGGCTCGCCGGAATCGTGTGGGTCAACTGGTACTTCTTTGTGGCGGGCCGAGCCGCGGCGACCGTCCGGGGATCCGAGGTCGTGATAACGGTGGACAACGGCTACTCACCCGCGACGATCCGCGCACGGGCCGGCGTTCCGCTCAGGATCGTGTTCGATCGCAAGGACGATTCGAGCTGCTCGGAAGAGGTCGTATTCCCGGATTTCGGCGTCCGGAAGTTTCTCCCGACGGGCGAAAAAACGACGATCGAAATCACGCCGCCGAAGCCGGGCCGGTACGAGTTCATGTGCGGCATGGCGATGCTACGCGGGACGCTGATAGCGGAAGAATGA